A part of Solenopsis invicta isolate M01_SB chromosome 2, UNIL_Sinv_3.0, whole genome shotgun sequence genomic DNA contains:
- the LOC120356960 gene encoding protein ALP1-like, translating to MMCNICFYATSKILMMNSKQRKRFLLLLYLLQKKDKEIDTNMKLFIVIWWIRLKRININERKRRWWVRPISQKRNEQSDGNHLIEEMRLYDTEVHFQYTRLTIESFDNLLRIVGPKIEKISTHYREPIPARSRLYLTLRFLATGDSMSSIAFAYRIGHSTVSMIISEVCESLWDILQNELFQSSECGWKKVAKEFEDYWNFPHCIGALDGKHINVKALPHSGSVFYNYKGNHSINLMAVASARYKFLMVDIGGEGRHSDGGIFKNSVINYRLQHNQLYVPAPTPIITEGKAMPYMLVADEAFQLNNFTLRPYPGKTLTNEQRIFNHRLSRARRVVENTFGIMVARWRIFSKIINTSLKTSKSIVKACVILHNYCMDKVGYCSKGFADEFHYNGQLIPGEWRTMIQNSGIASLRNDSSNTHSRFAAAIREDFKNYFLDEGAVLWQWNLVGDTLLDTARLDTNQSS from the exons ATGATGTGCAATATATGTTTTTACGCGACCAGCAA aatactaATGATGAATAGTAAACAGCGAAAacgatttttacttttattatatcttttacaaaagaaagataaagaaattgataCGAATATGAagttatttatagttatttggTGGATtagattaaaaagaattaatataaatgaacgAAAACGTCGATGGTGGGTTCGACCTATCAGTCAAAAACGTAATGAACAAAGTGATGGCAATCATCTTATTGAAGAAATGAGACTTTATGATACAGAGGTTCATTTCCAGTATACTCGTCTTACTATTGAaagttttgataatttattacgtaTAGTGGGACCCAAAATAGAAAAGATATCAACACATTATCGAGAACCTATACCGGCACGTAGCAGGTTATATTTGACATTGAG GTTTTTGGCTACTGGAGACAGTATGTCTTCTATTGCCTTTGCTTATCGAATAGGACACAGTACTGTTTCTATGATAATATCAGAGGTATGCGAAAGCTTATGGGATATTCTTCAAAACGAATTATTTCAATCATCTGAATGTGGGTGGAAAAAAGTTGCGAAAGAATTTGAAGATTATTGGAACTTTCCGCACTGTATTGGTGCTTTAGACGGTAAACATATAAATGTTAAG GCTCTACCACATTCTGGTTCAgttttttataactataaagGGAATCACAGTATTAATTTAATGGCAGTAGCATCGGCacgatacaaatttttaatggtagACATTGGTGGAGAAGGTCGGCATAGTGACGGaggaattttcaaaaattctgtaataaattacaGATTGCAACATAATCAATTATACGTACCTGCTCCAACTCCAATTATTACAGAAGGAAAAGCAATGCCTTACATGTTGGTTGCAGATGAAGCTTTTCAActaaacaattttacattaagaCCATATCCAGGGAAAACATTGACTAATGAGCAAAGGATTTTTAATCATCGATTGAGTCGAGCACGAAGAGTAGTAGAAAATACATTCGGTATTATGGTGGCACGATGgcgtattttttcaaaaataattaatacatcttTGAAAACCAGTAAAAGTATCGTGAAAGCTTGTGTGATCTTGCATAATTATTGTATGGACAAAGTTGGATATTGTAGTAAAGGTTTTGCTGATGAATTTCATTATAATGGACAACTTATCCCTGGTGAATGGAGAACTATGATACAAAATTCTGGTATAGCATCATTACGAAATGATAGCAGTAATACTCATTCCCGTTTTGCAGCTGCTATAAGggaagattttaaaaattactttttagatGAAGGAGCAGTTCTGTGGCAATGGAACTTAgtgggtgacactcttttggacacagcacgattggacaccaaccaatcatcttga
- the LOC113005740 gene encoding nucleolin — MSGQQKKAKKKEKEEMEIDRNVEEGIDEEALLGEEEEEEEEVEKKEEKKKKERTKRGGKDLEERNKIYGKQGRRDQRGGISARGAIRGARGGRNERGGRDNWRGRGNWRGRGGWKRRWKGGWRREWRGGWRGGSREGWRNGFGRGWVGKRGSTFVFNIQG; from the exons AT gtCAGGACAgcaaaaaaaagcgaaaaagaaagaaaaggaggaaATGGAGATTGACAGAAATGTTGAGGAAGGAATAGATGAAGAGGCATTACTGggcgaggaggaggaagaagaagaagaggtggagaagaaagaggagaaaaaaaagaaagaaaggacgAAGAGAGGAGGAAAAGATCTCGAGGAAAGAAACAAAAT atatgGAAAACAAGGTAGGCGAGACCAAAGAGGCGGAATAAGCGCAAGAGGCGCAATAAGAGGCGCAAGAGGCGGAAGAAAtgaaagaggaggaagagacaATTGGAGAGGAAGAGGCAATTGGCGAGGAAGAGGCGGGTGGAAACGAAGATGGAAGGGAGGCTGGAGAAGAGAATGGAGAGGAGGATGGAGAGGAGGATCGAGAGAAGGATGGAGAAATGGATTTGGACGCGGATGGGTGGGAAAAAGGGGAtcaacatttgtttttaatattcaaggttaa
- the LOC120356774 gene encoding uncharacterized protein LOC120356774 isoform X1, producing the protein MQFLKPTTEHRRTFSNIQITDLNESEFHSKSNADESYIEETCIESRSPTLLKNRDRNECTSALAWSSKSKTAQCETLFPSSPFSRSSTPLSSASNSQKRKKSDAFKKSSTEQSDRFEEFITGQVAQPQSEATAFCNFIKTRLEKFNRQFYLEATHNIMSELMKFEKKAEEHQK; encoded by the exons atgcaatttttaaaaccGACCACAGAACACAGAAG AACATTCAGTAATATACAAATTACAGATTTAAATGAATCTGAATTTCATTCAAAATCGAATGCAGACGAAAGCTATATAGAAGAGACATGCATAGAAAGCAGATCTCcaacattattaaaaa ATAGAGATAGAAATGAATGTACCAGTGCATTAGCATGGTCATCGAAATCTAAAACTGCGCAATGTGAGACTCTTTTTCCTTCATCGCCATTCAGTCGAAGTTCAACTCCTTTGTCGTCTGCAAGCAACTcacaaaaaaggaagaaatctGATGCTTTCAAAAAATCATCTACGGAACAATCTGATAGATTCGAAGAGTTTATTACGGGACAAGTTGCACAACCCCAAAGTGAAGCAACtgcattttgcaattttattaaaacacgtTTAGAAAAATTCAACagacaattttatttagaagCAACGCATAATATTATGAGTGAGCTTatgaaattcgaaaaaaaagcTGAAGAAcaccaaaaataa
- the LOC120356774 gene encoding uncharacterized protein LOC120356774 isoform X2, producing the protein MSDCENYEYLDEAGEFDTENIDPDNDSLTINSQVFEEILILEVQERPCLWDHRLDIKMRGMNTIRKAWEEVGQAVKHSVIYKLQI; encoded by the exons ATGTCAGATTGTGAAAATTACGAATATTTAGACGAAGCAGGAGAATttgatacagaaaatattgat CCCGATAATGATTCTTTAACAATTAACTCACAAGTGTtcgaagaaatattaatattagaagTGCAAGAGAGGCCATGTTTATGGGATCATAGATTAGACATAAAAATGAGAGGAATGAATACAATACGAAAAGCATGGGAAGAAGTGGGTCAAGCCGTCA AACATTCAGTAATATACAAATTACAGATTTAA